Proteins co-encoded in one Longimicrobiaceae bacterium genomic window:
- a CDS encoding aldehyde dehydrogenase family protein — protein sequence MADKFKNFIGGEWVEPATGEYFENRNPAKQSDLIGLWPRSGREDVARAVEAAKRGYAEWRVTPAPARGDVLRKVGDLLTARKDEIARAATREMGKVLTETRGDVQEGIDTAYYAGVEGRRLFGHTVPSELRNKWAMTTRRPIGVTGLITPFNFPLAIPTWKMFPALVCGNSVIIKPAEDTPHTVSLLVEILEEAGIPAGVVNLVHGLGEEVGAAMVEHPEIPAISFTGSTDTGSHIGQACGRMHKRLSLEMGGKNAQIVMADADLDLALDGVLWGAFGTTGQRCTATSRLLLQDEIHDRFVERLVDRAKELRLGYGLDEGVDVGPLIHASSRQKVEEYVQMGKQEATLALGGERATGDGLDDGFFFQPTIFTGVKPGSRLALEEIFGPVLSVMRFSELDEAIRINNEVQYGLSSSIYTRDNVASFRAFQDLDNGITYVNAPTIGAEAHLPFGGVKQTGNGHREGGWEVYEFYSETKVCYLDYSGKLQRAQIDNYDASPY from the coding sequence ATGGCGGACAAGTTCAAAAACTTCATCGGCGGCGAGTGGGTGGAGCCCGCCACCGGCGAGTACTTCGAGAACCGGAACCCGGCGAAGCAGAGCGACCTGATCGGCCTCTGGCCGCGCTCCGGCAGGGAGGACGTGGCCCGCGCGGTCGAGGCGGCCAAGCGGGGCTACGCCGAGTGGCGCGTCACCCCCGCCCCCGCCCGCGGCGACGTGCTGCGGAAGGTGGGCGACCTGCTCACCGCCCGGAAGGACGAGATCGCCCGCGCCGCCACCCGCGAGATGGGGAAGGTGCTCACGGAGACCCGCGGCGACGTGCAGGAGGGGATCGACACCGCGTACTACGCCGGCGTCGAGGGCCGCCGCCTCTTCGGGCACACCGTCCCGTCCGAGCTGCGCAACAAGTGGGCGATGACCACCCGGCGCCCCATCGGCGTGACCGGGCTCATCACCCCCTTCAACTTCCCGCTGGCGATCCCCACCTGGAAGATGTTCCCGGCGCTGGTGTGCGGGAACAGCGTCATCATCAAGCCGGCCGAGGACACCCCGCACACCGTCTCGCTCCTGGTGGAGATCCTGGAGGAGGCCGGCATCCCCGCGGGCGTCGTCAACCTGGTGCACGGGCTGGGCGAGGAGGTGGGCGCCGCCATGGTCGAGCACCCGGAGATCCCGGCCATCTCCTTCACCGGCTCCACCGACACGGGGTCGCACATCGGCCAGGCGTGCGGGCGCATGCACAAGCGCCTGTCGCTGGAGATGGGCGGGAAGAACGCCCAGATCGTCATGGCCGACGCCGACCTCGACCTGGCGCTGGACGGCGTCCTCTGGGGCGCGTTCGGCACCACCGGACAGCGGTGCACCGCCACCTCGCGCCTCCTCCTCCAGGACGAGATCCACGACCGGTTCGTGGAGCGCCTCGTCGACCGCGCGAAGGAGCTGAGGCTGGGCTACGGGCTGGACGAGGGCGTGGACGTGGGGCCGCTGATCCACGCCTCCTCCCGGCAGAAGGTGGAGGAGTACGTGCAGATGGGGAAGCAGGAGGCTACGCTGGCCCTGGGCGGCGAGCGCGCCACCGGCGATGGCCTGGACGACGGCTTCTTCTTCCAGCCGACGATCTTCACCGGCGTGAAACCCGGGTCGCGCCTCGCGCTGGAGGAGATCTTCGGGCCGGTGCTCTCCGTGATGCGCTTCTCGGAGCTGGACGAAGCCATCCGCATCAACAACGAGGTCCAGTACGGCCTCAGCTCCTCCATCTACACCCGCGACAACGTGGCGTCGTTCCGGGCCTTCCAGGACCTGGACAACGGCATCACCTACGTGAACGCGCCCACCATCGGCGCGGAAGCGCACCTCCCCTTCGGCGGCGTGAAGCAGACGGGGAACGGGCACCGCGAGGGCGGCTGGGAGGTCTACGAGTTCTACTCGGAGACCAAGGTCTGCTACCTGGACTACTCGGGGAAGCTGCAGCGGGCGCAGATCGACAACTACGACGCGTCGCCGTACTGA
- a CDS encoding sigma-54 dependent transcriptional regulator → MARIMVVDDEQGIRHVLAQLLEYEDHEVRSAGSAGEALSIYPDFRPDLTFMDVKMARMDGLEALTRIREMDPAALVVMISGHGTIETAVEATRRGAYDFLEKPLDTDRILLVLRNALQQRGLVAENARLRGEVEGRHQIVGKSFPVRQLLERVERVAPTDARVLITGENGTGKELVARAVHRLSPRASGPFVEVNCAAIPSELIESELFGHMKGSFTGAYEDRAGKFELANEGTLFLDEIGDMSHAAQAKVLRALQEGLVTRVGGAKPIKVDVRVLAATNKDLEEEIRQGRFREDLYYRLNVIPLHVPPLRERREDIPLLVQHFVGQGTREGMLRPRGFAPEAVEALQRLDWPGNVRELRNTVERLLILAPRDTVTADDVDLLVTGQARGGGLSSDLLASRTFSEFKEAAERAFILQKLRENDWNVSETARILDMPRSNLYKKIERYELVREE, encoded by the coding sequence ATGGCACGCATCATGGTGGTGGACGACGAGCAGGGGATCCGGCACGTCCTGGCCCAGCTCCTGGAGTACGAGGACCACGAGGTCCGCAGCGCGGGGAGCGCAGGCGAGGCCCTCTCCATCTACCCCGACTTCCGTCCGGACCTGACCTTCATGGACGTGAAGATGGCGCGGATGGACGGGCTGGAGGCGCTCACGCGCATCCGCGAGATGGACCCGGCCGCGCTGGTGGTGATGATCAGCGGCCACGGCACCATCGAGACCGCCGTGGAGGCCACGCGCCGAGGCGCCTACGACTTCCTGGAGAAGCCGCTCGACACCGACCGCATCCTCCTGGTGCTCCGCAACGCCCTGCAGCAGCGCGGGCTCGTGGCCGAGAACGCGCGCCTGCGCGGCGAGGTGGAGGGGCGGCACCAGATCGTGGGGAAGAGCTTCCCCGTCCGGCAGCTCCTGGAGCGCGTGGAGCGCGTGGCGCCCACCGACGCGCGCGTGCTGATCACCGGCGAGAACGGCACGGGGAAGGAGCTGGTCGCCCGCGCCGTGCACCGGCTCTCCCCGCGCGCCAGCGGCCCCTTCGTCGAGGTCAACTGCGCCGCCATCCCCTCCGAGCTGATCGAGTCCGAGCTGTTCGGGCACATGAAGGGCTCCTTCACCGGCGCCTACGAGGACCGCGCCGGCAAGTTCGAGCTGGCCAACGAGGGGACGCTCTTCCTGGACGAGATCGGCGACATGAGCCACGCCGCCCAGGCCAAGGTGCTCCGCGCCCTCCAGGAAGGGCTGGTGACCCGCGTCGGCGGCGCCAAGCCCATCAAGGTGGACGTGCGCGTCCTCGCCGCCACCAACAAGGACCTGGAGGAGGAGATCCGGCAGGGGCGCTTCCGCGAGGACCTGTACTACCGCCTCAACGTCATCCCCCTGCACGTCCCCCCGCTGCGCGAGAGGCGCGAGGACATCCCCCTGCTGGTGCAGCACTTCGTCGGCCAGGGTACCCGCGAGGGAATGCTCCGGCCGCGCGGCTTCGCCCCGGAGGCGGTGGAGGCGCTGCAGCGGCTGGACTGGCCCGGCAACGTCCGCGAGCTGCGCAACACCGTGGAGCGCCTGCTGATCCTGGCGCCCCGCGACACCGTCACCGCCGACGACGTGGATCTCCTGGTCACCGGGCAGGCGCGCGGCGGCGGCCTCTCGTCCGACCTGCTGGCCTCGCGCACCTTCTCCGAGTTCAAGGAGGCGGCCGAGCGCGCCTTCATCCTCCAGAAGCTGCGCGAGAACGACTGGAACGTCTCGGAGACCGCACGCATCCTCGACATGCCCCGCTCCAACCTGTACAAGAAGATCGAGCGCTACGAGCTGGTCCGGGAGGAGTAG
- a CDS encoding aminotransferase class V-fold PLP-dependent enzyme — protein MDPLVYLDYAATSAIRPDAVVEAVAAYLRDVGATPGRAGHRLSLAAGRVVVRCRLAVAELLGVPGDPGRITFQPSTTHALNAALRGVLRPGDRVVRTAYDHNSVRRPVAGLAAEGVRETVLAGTTEGAVDLDEAERAIRGDGRPARLLVLPHASNLLGTVLPVAALAEVARAHGTLVLLDAAQSAGHLPVRVEELRVDLLAFAGHKGLLGPQGTAGLWVREGVEVAPVFSGGTGGDSAASGMPEAYPDRLEAGTLNGPGIAGLLAGVRWVLDAGVDSLHAREAALKARLHGGLGAIPGVRVLSPDSPEGVGIVTVEAEGIEAHELALRLDREHGVLTRAGLHCAPEAHGLLGTLETGAVRFSVGWATTEAEVDHAVAATAAVCREAAGQGR, from the coding sequence ATGGACCCCCTGGTCTACCTCGACTACGCCGCCACTTCCGCCATCCGGCCGGACGCGGTGGTCGAGGCCGTCGCCGCCTACCTGCGCGACGTGGGCGCCACGCCGGGGCGCGCGGGACACCGGCTCTCCCTCGCCGCCGGGCGCGTGGTCGTCCGCTGCCGCCTCGCCGTCGCCGAGCTGCTCGGGGTCCCCGGCGACCCGGGGCGGATCACCTTCCAGCCGAGCACCACCCACGCGCTCAACGCCGCCCTCCGCGGCGTCCTCCGTCCCGGCGACCGGGTGGTGCGCACCGCGTACGACCATAACTCCGTGCGCCGTCCCGTCGCCGGCCTGGCCGCAGAGGGCGTCCGGGAGACCGTCCTCGCCGGGACGACGGAGGGCGCCGTCGACCTGGACGAGGCCGAGCGGGCGATCCGCGGCGACGGCCGCCCCGCGCGCCTCCTCGTGCTCCCGCACGCGTCCAACCTCCTGGGCACCGTGCTCCCCGTCGCCGCGCTGGCCGAGGTCGCCCGCGCGCACGGGACGCTGGTGCTGCTGGACGCGGCGCAGAGCGCCGGCCACCTCCCGGTGCGAGTGGAGGAGCTTCGGGTGGACCTGCTCGCCTTCGCCGGGCACAAGGGGCTGCTCGGCCCGCAGGGGACGGCGGGGCTCTGGGTGCGGGAGGGGGTGGAGGTCGCCCCGGTCTTTTCGGGCGGCACCGGGGGCGACTCCGCGGCGTCCGGGATGCCCGAGGCGTACCCGGACCGGCTGGAGGCGGGGACGCTGAACGGCCCCGGGATCGCGGGTCTCCTGGCCGGGGTACGCTGGGTGCTCGACGCGGGGGTGGACTCGCTGCACGCCCGCGAGGCCGCCCTCAAGGCGAGGCTGCACGGCGGACTCGGCGCCATCCCCGGCGTACGGGTCCTCTCCCCGGACTCGCCGGAGGGAGTGGGGATCGTCACCGTCGAGGCGGAAGGAATCGAGGCGCACGAGCTGGCGCTGCGGCTCGACCGCGAGCACGGCGTCCTCACCCGGGCCGGCCTGCACTGCGCCCCGGAAGCGCACGGCCTCCTGGGGACGCTCGAGACCGGCGCCGTGCGCTTCTCCGTCGGCTGGGCGACCACGGAGGCGGAGGTCGACCACGCGGTCGCGGCGACCGCGGCGGTCTGCCGGGAGGCGGCGGGACAGGGCCGCTGA
- the larE gene encoding ATP-dependent sacrificial sulfur transferase LarE yields MQEKRERLRAALRECGSVVVGYSGGVDSVFLARVAVEVLGRDNVLAVTGKSASVPSWMEDTAREVAERFGIAWLEVPTDEVSDPRYAANPSNRCYFCKTELWGKLAEVARERDIRAVLDGSNADDVGDHRPGAVAAHEHGVRSPLLEAGLTKDEIRAWSRELGLPTWDQPAAPCLASRLPYGLAVTPERLRQVERAESGLRALGFRDFRVRHHGTVARLEVAPAELERVGPLRAELARTVREAGFDRVLLDLQGYRRGALNEGLASAQLVQLGGGL; encoded by the coding sequence TTGCAGGAGAAACGGGAGCGGCTGCGCGCCGCGCTGCGCGAGTGCGGCTCGGTGGTGGTGGGGTACAGTGGCGGGGTGGACTCCGTCTTCCTGGCCCGCGTCGCCGTGGAGGTTCTGGGGCGCGACAACGTCCTGGCCGTCACCGGGAAGAGTGCGAGCGTCCCCTCCTGGATGGAGGACACGGCGCGCGAGGTGGCGGAGCGCTTCGGCATTGCCTGGCTGGAGGTTCCCACCGACGAGGTGAGCGACCCCCGCTACGCCGCCAACCCCAGCAACCGCTGCTACTTCTGCAAGACGGAGCTGTGGGGGAAGCTGGCGGAGGTCGCGCGCGAGCGCGACATCCGCGCCGTGCTCGACGGCTCCAACGCCGACGACGTGGGCGACCACCGCCCCGGCGCCGTGGCGGCGCATGAGCACGGCGTCCGCTCCCCGCTCCTCGAAGCCGGGCTCACCAAGGACGAGATCCGCGCCTGGTCGCGCGAGCTGGGGCTCCCCACCTGGGACCAGCCCGCCGCCCCCTGCCTCGCCTCCCGCCTCCCCTACGGGCTGGCCGTCACCCCCGAGCGCCTCCGGCAGGTGGAGCGCGCCGAGTCCGGGCTGCGCGCCCTGGGCTTCCGCGACTTCCGCGTCCGGCACCACGGGACGGTCGCCCGGCTGGAGGTGGCCCCGGCGGAGCTGGAGCGCGTCGGGCCGCTGCGCGCCGAGCTCGCCCGCACGGTGCGCGAGGCCGGCTTCGACCGCGTCCTGCTCGACCTGCAGGGGTACCGCCGCGGCGCCCTGAACGAGGGGCTCGCCTCCGCGCAGCTGGTGCAGCTCGGAGGCGGCCTGTGA
- a CDS encoding signal peptidase II → MNRLTALFRRLQGERRARRTGGRRRSDFEPNRGWRVVLALALGVALLDWTTKAAVAASVPLEGFVEVWRGRVALWHVRNDAMMLGLWDGFPIAVRQGIALVAGAVAFLVVFQVVGRMHRLRPGEREWAWAFAGLAYGGMLGNLGERALHWGVTDYLSFAWGDLWLPPGNVADVALFAAIPLAVPVILFELRGRARRAPRQTVPSPGARPLARA, encoded by the coding sequence ATGAACCGCCTCACCGCACTCTTCCGCCGCCTCCAGGGCGAGCGCCGCGCCCGCCGGACCGGAGGCCGCCGCCGCTCGGACTTCGAGCCCAACCGGGGCTGGCGCGTGGTCCTGGCGCTGGCGCTCGGCGTCGCCCTGCTCGACTGGACGACCAAGGCCGCCGTGGCCGCCTCGGTGCCGCTGGAGGGCTTCGTGGAGGTGTGGCGGGGGCGCGTCGCGCTGTGGCACGTGCGCAACGACGCGATGATGCTCGGGCTCTGGGACGGCTTCCCCATCGCCGTACGCCAGGGAATCGCCCTGGTCGCCGGGGCGGTCGCCTTCCTCGTCGTCTTCCAGGTGGTCGGGCGGATGCACCGGCTGCGGCCCGGCGAGCGGGAGTGGGCCTGGGCCTTCGCCGGCCTGGCCTACGGGGGAATGCTGGGGAACCTGGGCGAGCGCGCGCTGCACTGGGGCGTCACCGACTACCTGTCCTTCGCCTGGGGCGACCTCTGGCTCCCGCCCGGGAACGTCGCCGACGTCGCGCTCTTCGCCGCCATCCCCCTCGCCGTCCCCGTGATCCTCTTCGAGCTCCGGGGGCGCGCCCGGAGGGCCCCCCGGCAGACCGTTCCCTCCCCGGGCGCGCGCCCGCTCGCCCGCGCCTGA
- a CDS encoding YifB family Mg chelatase-like AAA ATPase: MLARALSGAVLGIDAYLVTVEADVASGLPSFSTVGLPQGAVKEGKDRVVAAIQNSGFIVPPKRITVNLAPADVAKSGSAFDLPIAVGILAGTGQVAANGELESFALLGELGLDGELRPVRGALSIAVAARDARLRGLILPEENVAEAGVVDGLEVRGAKTLGDVVRFLEGRGELPAAEIDRDALFRTSSEYDCDFADVKGQEHAKRALEVAAAGAHNILCVGPPGSGKTMLARRLPTILPPLTLDEALETTKIHSVAGLLGAGEALVAVRPFRSPHHTISDAGLIGGGSSPKPGEVSLAHHGVLFMDELPEFRRNVLEVLRQPLEDSEVTISRAAMSLTYPSRFMLAAAMNPCPCGHYGDAQKPCTCAPQSVQRYLARVSGPLLDRIDLHVEVPAVQYNDLTDRRSGEPSAAIRERVTRARDRQRERFAGRGDVHANAHMAARDIREFCRVGEGADALLRTAISRLGLSARAYHRILKIARTIADLDAAAEIGTGHVSEAIQYRSLDRMLKG, from the coding sequence GTGCTCGCACGTGCCCTTTCCGGTGCCGTCCTCGGCATCGACGCGTACCTCGTCACCGTCGAGGCGGACGTCGCCAGCGGACTTCCCTCCTTTTCCACCGTGGGCCTCCCGCAGGGCGCCGTGAAGGAAGGGAAGGACCGGGTGGTCGCCGCCATCCAGAACAGCGGCTTCATCGTCCCGCCGAAGCGGATCACGGTGAACCTCGCCCCGGCGGACGTGGCGAAGTCGGGGAGCGCCTTCGACCTCCCGATCGCCGTCGGCATCCTTGCCGGGACGGGCCAGGTGGCCGCCAACGGGGAGCTGGAGAGCTTCGCGCTCCTGGGGGAGCTGGGGCTCGACGGCGAGCTGCGGCCGGTGCGCGGCGCCCTCTCGATCGCCGTCGCGGCGCGGGACGCCCGGCTGCGGGGATTGATCCTCCCCGAGGAGAACGTCGCCGAGGCGGGGGTGGTGGACGGGCTGGAGGTGCGCGGCGCGAAGACGCTGGGCGACGTGGTGCGCTTCCTGGAGGGCCGAGGGGAGCTGCCGGCGGCGGAGATCGACCGGGACGCGCTCTTCCGCACCTCGTCGGAGTACGATTGCGACTTCGCGGACGTGAAGGGGCAGGAGCACGCGAAGCGTGCGCTGGAGGTGGCCGCGGCCGGAGCTCACAACATCCTCTGCGTCGGCCCGCCCGGTTCGGGAAAGACGATGCTCGCCCGGCGGCTCCCCACCATCCTCCCCCCGCTCACGCTGGACGAGGCGCTCGAGACCACCAAGATCCACTCGGTCGCGGGGCTCCTGGGCGCGGGAGAGGCGCTGGTGGCGGTGCGCCCGTTCCGCTCGCCGCACCACACCATCTCGGACGCCGGGCTCATCGGCGGCGGATCGTCACCCAAGCCGGGCGAGGTCTCGCTCGCGCACCACGGGGTGCTCTTCATGGACGAGCTGCCGGAGTTCCGGCGCAACGTGCTGGAGGTCTTACGGCAGCCGCTGGAGGACTCCGAGGTCACCATCTCGCGCGCCGCCATGAGCCTGACGTACCCGTCGCGCTTCATGCTCGCGGCCGCCATGAACCCCTGCCCCTGCGGCCACTACGGCGACGCCCAGAAGCCCTGCACCTGCGCCCCCCAGTCGGTGCAGCGCTACCTCGCCCGCGTCTCCGGCCCGCTCCTGGACCGCATCGACCTGCACGTGGAGGTGCCGGCCGTCCAGTACAACGACCTGACCGACCGCCGCTCCGGCGAACCCTCGGCGGCGATCCGCGAGCGGGTCACCCGGGCGCGCGACCGCCAGCGGGAGCGCTTCGCCGGCCGCGGCGACGTGCACGCCAACGCGCACATGGCCGCGCGCGACATCCGCGAGTTCTGCCGGGTAGGCGAGGGCGCCGACGCGCTCCTGCGCACCGCCATCTCCCGCCTGGGGCTCTCGGCGCGGGCATACCACCGCATCCTCAAGATCGCCCGTACCATCGCCGACCTGGACGCGGCGGCGGAGATCGGGACGGGGCACGTCTCTGAGGCCATCCAGTACCGCTCGCTAGACCGGATGCTGAAAGGGTAG
- a CDS encoding SOS response-associated peptidase, which produces MCGRYGETESAETLARRFGAALRAPATGPRYNIAPTQHAPVLVRDGGGLFLSLFRWGLRPGWARDGAPEPINARSEDAAGKPYFRAAWRSRRCVVPASGFYEWRKTADGKVPHWIRRADGEPLTLAGLWEVWTPRDAEPVHSFCILTTGPNEAMRPIHDRMPVILDAEERDTWLDPGADPAALQPLMRPWAGELRAHPVSTRVNSPRNDGPELIEQAG; this is translated from the coding sequence ATGTGCGGACGCTACGGAGAGACGGAGAGCGCGGAAACGCTCGCCCGGCGGTTCGGGGCCGCGCTGCGGGCGCCCGCGACGGGGCCCCGCTACAACATCGCCCCCACGCAGCACGCCCCCGTGCTGGTGCGCGACGGCGGCGGGCTCTTCCTGTCGCTGTTCCGCTGGGGGCTCCGTCCCGGCTGGGCGCGCGACGGCGCCCCCGAGCCGATCAACGCGCGCTCGGAGGATGCCGCCGGGAAGCCGTACTTCCGAGCGGCGTGGCGAAGCCGGCGGTGCGTGGTCCCCGCCTCCGGCTTCTACGAGTGGCGGAAGACCGCGGACGGCAAGGTGCCGCACTGGATCCGCCGCGCCGACGGGGAGCCGCTCACCCTGGCCGGGCTCTGGGAGGTGTGGACGCCGCGGGACGCAGAGCCGGTGCACTCCTTCTGCATCCTGACCACCGGCCCCAACGAGGCCATGCGTCCCATCCACGACCGGATGCCGGTGATCCTGGACGCGGAGGAGCGCGACACCTGGCTGGACCCGGGCGCCGACCCGGCCGCCCTGCAGCCGCTCATGCGCCCCTGGGCGGGCGAGCTGCGCGCCCACCCCGTCTCCACCCGCGTCAACTCCCCCCGCAACGACGGCCCCGAGCTGATCGAACAGGCCGGGTGA